One part of the Helicobacter cetorum MIT 99-5656 genome encodes these proteins:
- the plsY gene encoding glycerol-3-phosphate 1-O-acyltransferase PlsY, with amino-acid sequence MDSVLNFLTNINVVFTILGYLIGGIPFGYALMKIFYGVDITKVGSGSIGATNVLRSLQNKGVANAKQMALLVLILDLFKGMFAVFLSKLFGLDYSLQWMVAVASILGHCYSPFLNFNGGKGVSTTMGAVALLIPIESLIGLVVWFFVGKVLKISSLASILGVGTATLLIFYVPYMNIPSSVNVLEQVGTQTPLVLIFIFTLIKHISNIFNLLLGREKRVL; translated from the coding sequence ATGGATAGCGTTTTAAACTTTCTAACTAATATCAATGTTGTTTTTACCATTTTGGGCTATCTTATTGGGGGGATTCCTTTTGGCTATGCGTTGATGAAAATCTTTTATGGTGTGGACATTACAAAGGTCGGTTCTGGTAGCATTGGTGCGACTAATGTCTTGCGTTCTTTACAAAATAAAGGCGTAGCTAATGCGAAGCAAATGGCATTATTAGTTTTAATCCTAGATTTATTTAAGGGCATGTTTGCGGTTTTTTTAAGCAAATTATTTGGCTTAGATTATAGCCTACAATGGATGGTAGCTGTTGCGAGCATTTTAGGGCATTGTTATTCGCCCTTTTTGAATTTCAATGGGGGTAAGGGCGTATCTACAACTATGGGTGCGGTAGCCTTACTCATTCCTATTGAAAGTTTAATAGGGTTAGTGGTGTGGTTTTTTGTGGGTAAAGTGCTTAAAATCTCTTCACTAGCAAGCATTCTAGGGGTAGGCACAGCAACCCTTTTAATCTTTTATGTTCCTTACATGAATATTCCTAGTAGCGTGAATGTCTTAGAACAAGTAGGCACACAAACCCCTTTGGTGCTAATCTTTATTTTCACGCTCATCAAACATATCAGTAATATTTTCAACTTGTTACTAGGTAGAGAGAAGAGAGTTCTATGA
- a CDS encoding FolB domain-containing protein, translated as MRIQQSVHVHNFVFETILGILEHERSTPQKISINLNLSYTEPQNKAYLDYIEIQNIIKTTMQEKQYLLIEDALKDLSNILKTRYEEISEIFLKITKLEASSCSQVGASIRICYENNP; from the coding sequence ATGAGAATCCAACAAAGCGTTCATGTCCATAATTTCGTTTTTGAAACCATTTTAGGGATTTTAGAGCATGAACGCTCAACCCCCCAAAAAATAAGCATAAATTTAAATCTTTCATATACAGAGCCACAAAACAAGGCTTACCTAGATTATATAGAAATCCAAAACATTATTAAAACTACCATGCAAGAAAAACAATACTTGCTGATTGAAGACGCCCTTAAGGACTTAAGCAACATTTTAAAAACCCGCTATGAAGAAATTTCTGAAATCTTTTTAAAAATCACTAAATTAGAAGCTTCTTCTTGCTCTCAAGTAGGGGCGAGCATTAGGATTTGCTATGAAAATAACCCTTAA
- a CDS encoding Plug domain-containing protein, whose amino-acid sequence MKITLNLFFLIICLNAHSTNPLLEPLYFPNHAQFLDLKPHFIINNKHAYKPFEWGNTIIIKRQDLEQRQSNEPSDIFRQNAEINVSSQTFLRGLNSDFSRVMLDSVAQ is encoded by the coding sequence ATGAAAATAACCCTTAATCTCTTTTTTCTCATTATTTGCTTGAACGCTCACTCCACAAACCCCTTATTAGAACCCTTATATTTTCCTAATCATGCACAATTTTTGGATTTAAAACCCCATTTTATCATTAACAATAAACATGCTTACAAACCCTTTGAATGGGGGAATACCATAATCATTAAACGCCAGGATTTGGAGCAACGCCAAAGCAATGAACCAAGTGATATTTTCCGTCAAAATGCTGAAATCAATGTATCTTCTCAAACCTTTTTGAGGGGGCTTAATAGCGATTTTTCACGAGTAATGCTAGATTCAGTGGCTCAATAA
- a CDS encoding TonB-dependent receptor — MFKNKFRIVFVSCIVASSLQAKEETHTLGKVTTMGERTFEYNNKMYIDRKELQQRQSNQINDIFRTRADVNVASGGLMAQKIYVRGIESRLLRVTIDGVAQNGNIFHHDANTVIDPNMIKEVEVIKGAANASAGPGAVAGKLAFTTIDANDFLGKHQTYGAKAAAGFYTNFGYRMNATAAYRGKNWDILAYYNHQNIFYYRDGNNAFRNLFHPNFDLQDPSNSDQGIGTPSEVNSVLTKINGYINETDTISLSYNMTRDNSTRLLRPNTTSALSKANDPGSQPAPFVIDFGKELAHVINFNHNLSLKYKHEGGTSFNQPRIESTAFLGVRGGNYNPVVNPFAYNSNEPSNPDYIPEVKDWCNDPNNMSQCTPGAIRPSDGGYQIGYGQPSNIGWNMALAQGKTGENVTGMADVYHGLVPKNPDYDMTPPNAKNPDANDWTLGNADAEGTLARRIFLINSGVNFKITHPITEDYGNVFEYGMIYQNLSVFSGLDKGKNGYYKNNIDPNDPNGKGLPYRHYYTDQSSQYPQNLNSPNPLYRNMPQNSHAIGNIIGGFLQANYNLLRNLIVGAGTRYDIYTLLDKNGRTHVTSGFSPSATVLYNPIESIGLKVSYAYVTKGALPGDGVLMRDPTVIYQRNLRPAIGQNVEFNVDYNSKYFNVRGAAFYQVINNFINSYGQDTSKNGGGNATAKNMSGNLPETINIYGYEVSGNVKYKNFLGTFSVARSWPTARGHLLADTYALAATTGNVFILKADYNIPRWGLTLTWLSRFVTNMFYEGYSIYYPQYGLMKIHKPGYGVHNIFINWTPPFKRWQGLRISAVFNNILNKQYVNQTSVWQASADAPASDMIPKDKRMALPAPGFNARFEVSYQF, encoded by the coding sequence ATGTTTAAAAATAAATTTCGTATTGTATTTGTCTCTTGCATTGTGGCGAGCAGTTTGCAAGCTAAGGAAGAAACCCACACTTTGGGTAAAGTAACCACTATGGGCGAAAGGACTTTTGAATACAACAATAAGATGTATATTGACAGAAAAGAACTCCAACAACGCCAAAGCAATCAAATCAACGATATTTTTAGAACTCGTGCTGATGTGAATGTAGCTAGTGGGGGCTTAATGGCACAGAAAATCTATGTTAGGGGTATTGAAAGCCGTTTGTTAAGGGTAACTATAGATGGTGTCGCTCAAAATGGTAATATTTTCCACCATGATGCTAACACCGTGATTGACCCCAACATGATTAAAGAAGTGGAAGTGATAAAAGGGGCAGCGAACGCTTCAGCAGGTCCGGGTGCAGTTGCTGGTAAGTTAGCGTTCACCACCATTGATGCTAACGACTTTTTAGGCAAGCATCAGACTTATGGGGCTAAGGCTGCGGCAGGCTTTTACACTAACTTTGGGTATCGCATGAATGCCACTGCGGCTTATCGTGGTAAGAATTGGGATATATTAGCGTATTATAACCACCAAAATATTTTTTACTATAGGGACGGAAACAACGCCTTTAGAAATCTCTTCCACCCTAACTTTGATTTACAAGACCCAAGCAATAGCGACCAAGGCATAGGAACCCCTAGTGAAGTCAATAGTGTCCTAACAAAGATTAATGGCTATATCAACGAAACCGATACCATTAGCTTGAGTTACAACATGACACGAGACAACTCCACAAGGCTCTTGCGTCCTAACACCACTTCAGCTCTCTCTAAAGCTAATGACCCAGGAAGCCAGCCAGCACCCTTTGTGATTGACTTTGGTAAAGAATTAGCTCATGTGATTAACTTCAACCATAATTTGAGCTTAAAATACAAGCATGAAGGTGGCACAAGCTTCAACCAGCCACGCATTGAATCTACCGCTTTCTTAGGGGTAAGGGGGGGTAACTATAATCCTGTAGTGAACCCTTTTGCTTATAATTCTAATGAACCATCAAACCCAGATTATATCCCTGAAGTTAAAGATTGGTGTAATGACCCAAATAATATGAGTCAATGCACACCAGGGGCTATCAGACCATCTGATGGGGGGTATCAAATAGGATACGGACAGCCTAGTAACATCGGCTGGAATATGGCACTAGCTCAGGGCAAAACCGGAGAAAATGTTACAGGCATGGCAGATGTCTATCACGGACTGGTTCCCAAGAACCCTGATTACGACATGACGCCTCCTAACGCTAAGAACCCTGATGCGAATGATTGGACTTTAGGAAATGCCGATGCTGAAGGGACTCTAGCTAGAAGGATTTTCTTAATTAATTCGGGTGTTAATTTCAAAATAACACACCCTATTACTGAAGATTATGGGAATGTGTTTGAATACGGCATGATTTATCAAAATCTTAGCGTATTTTCTGGGCTAGATAAGGGAAAAAATGGCTATTATAAGAATAATATTGACCCTAACGACCCTAACGGTAAGGGCTTGCCCTACCGCCATTACTATACTGACCAAAGTTCTCAATACCCCCAAAACTTAAATTCGCCAAATCCGCTCTATCGTAATATGCCTCAAAATTCGCATGCCATTGGTAATATCATCGGTGGCTTTTTACAAGCGAACTACAATCTTTTAAGAAACTTAATTGTGGGTGCGGGAACTCGTTATGATATTTATACCTTGCTAGACAAAAATGGTCGCACCCATGTAACTTCTGGTTTCTCACCTTCTGCAACCGTGTTGTATAATCCTATTGAGAGCATTGGTTTAAAGGTGAGCTATGCGTATGTGACCAAGGGGGCATTACCTGGTGATGGTGTCTTAATGAGAGACCCTACGGTAATTTATCAAAGGAATTTAAGACCTGCAATCGGTCAGAATGTAGAATTTAATGTAGATTACAACAGCAAATATTTTAATGTGCGTGGTGCGGCGTTCTACCAAGTGATTAATAACTTCATCAATAGTTATGGTCAAGACACTTCTAAGAATGGTGGGGGTAATGCAACTGCAAAAAACATGTCAGGGAATTTACCAGAAACCATCAATATCTATGGTTATGAAGTTTCAGGGAATGTAAAATACAAGAATTTCTTAGGGACTTTCTCTGTGGCTCGCTCTTGGCCTACAGCTAGGGGGCATTTACTAGCGGATACTTACGCATTAGCTGCAACTACAGGAAATGTGTTTATTTTAAAAGCCGACTACAATATACCCAGGTGGGGTCTCACGCTCACTTGGCTCTCACGCTTTGTAACCAACATGTTTTATGAAGGCTATTCTATCTATTATCCACAATATGGCTTGATGAAAATCCATAAACCCGGTTATGGCGTCCATAACATCTTTATTAACTGGACTCCACCATTTAAAAGGTGGCAGGGTCTAAGGATTTCAGCGGTGTTTAATAACATCTTAAACAAGCAATATGTCAATCAAACTTCCGTATGGCAGGCGAGTGCAGACGCTCCAGCAAGCGATATGATTCCTAAAGATAAGCGTATGGCACTTCCTGCCCCCGGATTTAACGCCCGCTTTGAAGTGTCCTATCAATTCTAA
- the selA gene encoding L-seryl-tRNA(Sec) selenium transferase, which translates to MKPNYQAIPSTQSVLQLLENEPYNKTFLKKIITQTIENARKNPSILTPNQQENAQIMAKETKHAIQELLKNPYQKIINASVSAFGSNYGRAFFSQKFYENIEPNLREVLTNPINLECDLNTAKRDNRLTPLKKLFKACFDTEEVLIVNNNASAVVLIANALAEQQEIIVSYGELVEIGGNFRIKDILLASGAKLHLVGSVNRTYLRDYRLALNEKSKILLKIHPSNFTLKGFKKDTPFKDLQTLAKEHNLVDYYDLGSASLLDNLKEETLEEILALKPSLLSFSADKFFNGVQAGIIMGKKELIDILKNHPLYRAFRVDKVTLTLLFHSLKAWISAKEEIKVCELLNQTKDDLLQKALKLYALLKPLELNVSVASSFSSIGAGSLPNLEIESFCVKIQSKNKKTLDCEKLYLRLFQKGIITRISCEHVCFEVFSLNEKDFEKIALILEEILNKT; encoded by the coding sequence ATGAAACCAAATTACCAAGCCATTCCAAGCACTCAAAGTGTGCTACAACTTTTAGAAAATGAACCTTATAATAAAACATTCCTAAAAAAAATCATTACGCAAACGATAGAAAACGCACGCAAAAACCCCTCCATTCTCACGCCTAATCAGCAAGAAAACGCTCAAATTATGGCTAAAGAAACTAAGCACGCTATTCAAGAACTTTTGAAAAACCCTTATCAAAAGATTATCAATGCAAGCGTGAGTGCATTTGGGTCAAATTATGGGCGAGCGTTTTTTAGCCAAAAATTTTACGAAAACATTGAGCCAAATTTAAGAGAAGTTTTAACAAACCCCATTAATTTAGAATGCGATTTAAACACCGCTAAAAGAGACAATCGCTTAACCCCCCTAAAAAAGCTTTTTAAAGCGTGTTTTGATACTGAAGAAGTCTTAATTGTGAATAATAATGCTAGTGCGGTCGTTTTAATTGCTAACGCCCTAGCCGAACAACAAGAAATCATTGTTTCTTATGGCGAATTAGTAGAAATTGGGGGGAATTTTAGGATTAAGGATATTTTACTAGCTAGTGGGGCTAAATTGCACTTAGTAGGGAGCGTAAATCGCACTTATTTAAGAGATTATCGCCTAGCTTTGAATGAAAAGAGCAAAATATTGCTTAAAATCCACCCCAGCAACTTCACTCTTAAAGGCTTTAAAAAAGACACGCCTTTTAAAGATTTACAAACCCTAGCAAAAGAGCATAACCTAGTTGATTATTACGATTTAGGGAGTGCAAGCTTACTAGACAATCTTAAAGAAGAGACTTTAGAAGAGATTCTAGCCTTAAAGCCTTCATTATTAAGTTTTAGTGCGGATAAATTCTTTAATGGCGTTCAAGCTGGCATTATTATGGGTAAAAAAGAATTGATTGACATCTTAAAAAACCACCCCCTTTATAGAGCCTTTAGAGTGGATAAAGTTACGCTCACTCTATTATTTCATAGTCTCAAAGCATGGATAAGCGCTAAAGAAGAGATTAAAGTGTGTGAATTACTTAATCAAACTAAAGATGATTTATTACAAAAAGCCCTAAAACTTTACGCTCTTTTAAAACCCCTAGAGTTAAATGTAAGCGTGGCATCTAGTTTTTCAAGCATTGGGGCAGGGAGCTTGCCAAATTTAGAAATAGAATCCTTTTGTGTGAAAATCCAGTCTAAAAATAAAAAGACTTTAGATTGTGAAAAACTTTATTTAAGGCTTTTTCAAAAAGGCATTATTACAAGAATCTCATGCGAACATGTGTGTTTTGAAGTCTTTAGCTTAAATGAAAAAGATTTTGAAAAAATCGCTTTAATTTTAGAAGAAATCCTAAATAAGACTTAA
- the nusA gene encoding transcription termination factor NusA, with protein sequence MEKISDLVECIAYEKNLPKEMISKVIQGCLLKMAQNELDPLARYSVIEENKQLQLIQLVEVLEDNDERLLNDPSKYISLSKAKEMEPSVKIKDELSYSLSLESMKQGAINRLFKDLQYQLEKALEDSHFEAFQKRINSVLIGQVILVDNNQNTFIEIEQQFQGVLSMRHRIKGESFKVGDSIKAVLTQVKRTKKGLLLELSRTTPKMLEALLELEVPEIKDKEIEVMNCVRIPGNRAKVSFFSSNSRIDPIGAAVGVKGVRINAVSNELNKENIDCIEYSNVPEIYITLALAPAKILSVEIKKIPLEELSVEDKEQVQERFVVDNHLQKAKVRLLDIEKSKAIGKGGVNVCLASMLTGYHIEFETIASVKENANTENENEKETQKVGVEALESLFKS encoded by the coding sequence ATGGAAAAAATCAGCGACCTAGTAGAATGTATTGCGTATGAAAAAAATTTGCCTAAAGAGATGATTTCAAAAGTGATTCAAGGCTGTTTGTTAAAAATGGCACAAAATGAACTAGACCCCTTAGCACGCTACTCTGTGATTGAAGAAAACAAACAACTCCAGCTTATCCAACTCGTAGAAGTTTTAGAAGACAATGATGAAAGATTACTCAACGACCCTTCTAAATACATCAGCTTGTCTAAAGCTAAGGAAATGGAGCCAAGCGTTAAGATTAAAGATGAATTGTCCTATAGCTTGAGTTTAGAGAGTATGAAACAGGGGGCGATTAACCGCCTTTTTAAAGATTTGCAATACCAGCTAGAAAAGGCGTTAGAAGACAGCCATTTTGAAGCGTTTCAAAAGCGTATCAACAGCGTGTTAATCGGGCAAGTGATTTTAGTAGATAACAATCAAAACACCTTTATTGAAATTGAGCAACAATTTCAAGGTGTCCTTTCTATGCGTCATCGCATTAAGGGTGAGAGCTTTAAGGTAGGTGATAGCATTAAAGCCGTTTTAACGCAAGTCAAACGCACTAAAAAAGGCTTATTATTAGAGCTGAGTCGCACCACTCCTAAAATGCTTGAAGCGTTGTTAGAATTAGAAGTGCCTGAAATTAAAGACAAAGAAATTGAAGTGATGAATTGTGTGCGAATCCCGGGTAATAGGGCAAAAGTGAGCTTTTTTTCAAGTAATTCTAGAATTGACCCCATAGGAGCGGCAGTCGGGGTTAAAGGCGTGCGTATTAATGCAGTAAGCAACGAGCTGAATAAAGAAAATATTGATTGCATAGAATATTCAAATGTGCCTGAAATCTATATCACTCTAGCGTTAGCTCCAGCAAAAATTTTAAGCGTTGAGATTAAAAAAATCCCCCTAGAAGAATTAAGCGTTGAAGATAAAGAACAAGTTCAAGAGCGTTTTGTAGTAGATAACCATTTACAAAAAGCTAAAGTGCGTTTATTAGATATAGAAAAGTCTAAAGCTATCGGTAAAGGTGGTGTGAATGTATGCCTAGCGTCCATGCTTACAGGCTATCATATAGAATTTGAAACGATTGCAAGCGTTAAAGAGAATGCTAATACTGAAAATGAAAACGAAAAAGAAACGCAAAAAGTAGGGGTAGAAGCCTTAGAATCCTTGTTTAAGAGTTAA
- a CDS encoding DNA-methyltransferase produces the protein MNINQVFYHSSTSMHEVSDNSVDLIITSPPYFNIKDYSKNGTQDRQHSLRDKQDLGALEKYEDYILGLLKVWRECYRVLKANGKLCINVPLMPMLKKDLNTHYNRHIFDLHADIEHSILYDLNNSLTENKPKIFLLDVYIWKRTNPTKKLMFGSYPYPRNFYAQNTIEFIGVFVKDGKPKQATKEQKEQSKLSQEEWVELTKQIWEIPIPNKNDIAFGKHSALMPSELAKRLIRLYSCVGDVVLDPFTGSGTTLREAKLLKRNFMGYELYENYKPLIEQKLREPNTLDFK, from the coding sequence TTGAATATCAATCAAGTATTTTATCATAGTAGCACAAGTATGCATGAAGTGTCAGATAATAGCGTGGATTTAATTATCACAAGTCCGCCTTATTTTAACATTAAAGATTATAGTAAGAATGGCACACAAGACAGACAACACTCTTTGCGAGATAAGCAAGATCTAGGTGCATTAGAAAAATACGAAGACTACATCTTAGGGCTTTTAAAAGTATGGCGTGAGTGCTATAGGGTGCTAAAAGCAAATGGCAAGCTATGTATCAATGTGCCTTTAATGCCCATGCTAAAAAAAGATTTAAACACGCACTATAACCGCCATATTTTTGATTTACATGCTGACATAGAACATTCTATTTTATATGATTTAAACAACTCATTAACTGAAAATAAACCTAAAATATTCTTACTAGATGTGTATATTTGGAAACGCACAAATCCTACTAAAAAATTGATGTTTGGAAGTTATCCTTATCCTAGAAATTTTTACGCCCAAAACACCATTGAATTTATCGGCGTGTTTGTCAAAGATGGCAAACCAAAACAAGCTACAAAAGAGCAAAAAGAGCAAAGCAAATTAAGCCAAGAGGAGTGGGTGGAACTCACCAAACAAATTTGGGAAATCCCCATACCTAATAAAAATGATATTGCCTTTGGCAAACATAGTGCTTTAATGCCATCTGAATTAGCAAAGCGTTTGATTAGATTATATAGTTGTGTGGGTGATGTGGTGCTTGACCCATTTACTGGAAGTGGGACAACTTTAAGAGAAGCCAAACTTTTAAAAAGAAATTTTATGGGCTATGAACTCTATGAAAATTACAAACCCTTGATAGAACAAAAATTAAGAGAGCCAAATACCCTTGATTTTAAATAA
- a CDS encoding DEAD/DEAH box helicase family protein, which yields MKIKFKRLDYQEQCLKQILGVFDKVKFIEQEDDIQKISNPIFDLKETQKFLLENIHDLRCKQGITHGQVKINKALSCDILMETGTGKTFCFLECVYALFKQYHLSKFIILVPSNAIKLGVLKSIEITREFFKSEYSNTHLESYENAESFILASNNKCCVLVMTFSAFNKKDNTINKSCLENTHLFNGATSYMKALANIRPVVIMDEPHRFLGNKTTHYLEKLNALITFRFGATFKDVYCNLIYALDSKKAFEEGLVKSISVESVGESKDYSLEFKGVKKIQNDYEATINYTNFENKIKSVRVKKNVNLGVITKISALEDYIVEKITKNEVLFNNGFNLLLEQKEPFSNLLESEQEVMLKLAIQYHFEREEELFKRGVKALCMVFISGVNSYLIDGKTQGKLALLFEKLYKQELEKVLEKDLNSGYRAYLERTKDNIKKVHGGYFAKSNKESDETQMIELILKEKEKLLSFESDLRFIFSQWALQEGWDNPNVMTICKLAPSHSNITKLQQIGRGLRLAVNHRGERITKERNDFDFINELVVVVPQVEGDFVEAIQQEIREHSLAKLSKEFNAEELIESGAINHRGYGELVEKLENLGFLKEIKEDSFKIVLNKEEFLEKERALETLEIKGLNLEKLKDFLKKRLLGNFRVKPKHKGEKIKINKENFRKFQTLWDSLHYQARITYSIDSESLIKEIVKNINTSFEISQKSILITTHKKVEKMQNNTTTETLKLERTCLFSLHEFISELSNKVKLSFRSVAKVLERIHKEKFDLIKLNEQESLKQLEGLFLEAIYQNIKDKISYQMCEIEIKNDAFYDEKGEIREFLEGSLGVEKYEINNQNVLEKCLYENFMQVDSEIEKDTIRESSDTKIIVFGKLPRVKIPVAFNKSYSPDFGYVIEDRDKKLLLVVETKGYTTKSELSSKEQLKISNAKKFFETLKKKGLNIEYRTKMNNEQLGELINEVLRYAD from the coding sequence ATGAAAATCAAATTCAAACGATTAGATTATCAAGAACAATGCTTAAAACAAATTTTAGGGGTGTTTGACAAGGTTAAATTTATAGAACAAGAAGATGATATTCAAAAAATTTCTAACCCTATTTTTGACCTTAAAGAAACGCAAAAGTTTTTGCTAGAAAATATCCATGATTTGAGATGTAAGCAAGGAATTACGCATGGGCAAGTGAAAATAAATAAGGCGTTGAGTTGTGATATTTTAATGGAAACAGGCACAGGGAAGACCTTTTGCTTTTTAGAATGTGTTTATGCTTTATTTAAACAATATCATTTGTCAAAATTTATTATTTTAGTGCCAAGCAATGCGATTAAATTAGGGGTTTTAAAGAGTATTGAAATCACAAGAGAGTTTTTTAAAAGCGAATATTCTAACACACATTTAGAAAGCTATGAGAATGCAGAAAGCTTTATTCTAGCCAGTAACAATAAGTGCTGTGTGTTAGTGATGACTTTTTCTGCCTTTAACAAAAAAGATAATACTATCAATAAATCATGTTTAGAAAACACGCATTTATTCAATGGTGCAACGAGTTATATGAAAGCTTTAGCTAATATTCGTCCTGTAGTGATTATGGATGAACCGCATAGATTTTTAGGCAATAAAACGACACATTATTTAGAAAAGTTAAACGCTTTAATAACATTTAGATTTGGGGCGACTTTTAAAGATGTGTATTGTAATTTGATTTATGCCCTTGATAGCAAAAAAGCCTTTGAAGAAGGTCTGGTAAAGAGTATTAGCGTAGAATCTGTGGGAGAGAGTAAAGATTATTCTTTAGAATTTAAAGGGGTCAAAAAAATCCAAAATGATTATGAAGCCACTATTAACTACACTAATTTTGAAAATAAAATAAAGAGTGTCAGGGTCAAAAAGAATGTTAATTTGGGGGTTATCACAAAAATCAGTGCTTTAGAAGATTATATTGTAGAAAAGATTACTAAGAATGAAGTGCTATTTAATAATGGCTTTAACTTGTTGTTAGAGCAAAAAGAACCTTTTTCAAATCTTTTAGAGAGTGAGCAAGAAGTGATGCTAAAACTAGCGATACAATATCATTTTGAGAGAGAAGAAGAGCTTTTTAAAAGAGGTGTGAAAGCCTTGTGTATGGTGTTTATTAGTGGGGTGAATAGCTATTTAATAGATGGTAAAACGCAAGGTAAATTAGCCCTTTTATTTGAAAAACTCTATAAACAAGAGCTTGAAAAAGTCTTAGAAAAAGATTTAAATAGTGGCTATAGGGCATATTTAGAACGCACAAAAGATAATATTAAAAAAGTGCATGGAGGGTATTTTGCTAAAAGCAATAAAGAGAGTGATGAAACTCAAATGATTGAACTCATTTTAAAAGAGAAAGAAAAACTGCTCAGTTTTGAATCTGATTTAAGATTTATTTTTTCACAATGGGCATTACAAGAGGGGTGGGATAACCCTAATGTGATGACGATTTGTAAATTAGCCCCTAGCCATTCAAATATCACTAAATTACAGCAAATCGGTAGAGGGCTAAGATTAGCTGTGAATCATAGGGGCGAACGCATTACTAAAGAGCGTAATGATTTTGATTTTATTAATGAATTAGTGGTGGTTGTGCCACAAGTTGAAGGGGATTTTGTAGAAGCGATTCAGCAAGAAATTAGAGAGCATAGTTTGGCTAAATTATCTAAGGAATTTAATGCAGAAGAGTTAATAGAAAGTGGGGCGATTAATCATAGGGGCTATGGGGAGTTAGTAGAGAAATTAGAAAATTTAGGCTTTTTAAAAGAGATAAAAGAAGATAGTTTTAAAATCGTGCTTAACAAAGAAGAGTTTTTAGAAAAAGAGCGAGCGTTAGAAACTTTAGAGATTAAGGGGTTAAATCTTGAAAAATTAAAAGATTTTTTAAAAAAGCGTTTGCTTGGCAATTTTAGAGTGAAACCAAAACACAAAGGTGAAAAAATTAAAATTAATAAAGAGAATTTCAGAAAATTTCAAACTTTATGGGACAGCTTGCATTACCAAGCTAGGATTACTTATTCTATTGATAGCGAAAGTTTGATTAAAGAGATTGTAAAAAATATTAACACTTCTTTTGAAATCAGTCAAAAAAGCATTCTTATTACAACGCATAAAAAGGTAGAGAAAATGCAAAATAACACTACCACAGAGACTTTGAAACTAGAAAGGACATGTTTGTTTAGTTTGCATGAATTTATCAGCGAATTATCTAATAAGGTGAAACTTAGCTTTAGAAGTGTGGCTAAAGTGTTAGAAAGAATCCATAAAGAAAAGTTTGATTTGATTAAACTCAATGAACAAGAAAGTTTAAAACAATTAGAAGGGCTGTTTTTGGAAGCGATTTATCAAAATATTAAGGATAAAATTTCTTATCAAATGTGCGAAATAGAAATTAAAAACGATGCATTCTATGATGAAAAGGGAGAGATTAGAGAATTTTTAGAAGGGAGTTTGGGGGTAGAAAAATATGAAATTAACAATCAAAATGTGTTAGAAAAGTGTCTGTATGAAAACTTTATGCAGGTAGATAGTGAGATTGAAAAAGACACGATTAGAGAATCTAGTGATACTAAAATCATTGTTTTTGGCAAACTTCCTAGGGTTAAAATTCCTGTGGCATTCAATAAATCTTATAGTCCTGATTTTGGGTATGTGATTGAAGATAGAGATAAAAAATTGTTATTAGTGGTAGAAACTAAGGGGTATACCACCAAAAGCGAATTGAGTTCTAAAGAGCAATTAAAAATTTCTAACGCTAAGAAATTTTTTGAAACCTTAAAAAAGAAAGGTCTAAATATTGAATATAGAACGAAGATGAATAATGAGCAATTAGGGGAATTGATTAATGAAGTTTTACGCTATGCAGATTAG